The uncultured Fretibacterium sp. genome includes the window ATACGCCTCAATGTCATCCGCCACTTGGTTCAGGAACTCCTCGACCTCCGGGATGGCATAGCCCCCAAAGGAGGCCTTCTTAAAGGTGACCAGTTCAACGTCCTTGGCGGTCAAAAGATCCGGCATTCCCCAGCGCCTCCTCAGCCCATTCCTCGAACATGCCTTCATGCGGCGTCACAATGTAAAAGGCGGGCTCGATAAATTCCATCCGCCCTTTATGGGCAAAAGCAACCCCGCCCATGAAGTTGATGAAAGGACGTCCTATCTCTTCAAAGCTCTGAGGATCCAGCTCGTGCAGATCCAGGAGAATCATGACGCCATCCAGCAGAATGTCGCGAAGCCTCAGCTTGATCTCCTCGGAGGGAACCCCCTTGAAGAAGACCATCCTCAATGGAGCCTGCGGCCGCGTCTCCTCCCGCTTCCGCCCAGAGTGCATTTTCTTGAAGGGCTGGGGCTTTTCTCCATACTGTTCCTGCTCCTCGGGTTCATCATAGTCCTCATCGCCGTAAAATCCCAGGAGCTGCATCAATTTCCTCACCGGTCTCTTCCTCCTCGAACAGGATGTGACCTGCCATATGTTTTCCTCATTAGACTATAACATGTATCGGGGGGAAAATCATAAGAAGGTCAACGAGGCCCAAAAAGCGCCGTCCCGATGCGAACCATCGTGCTACCCTCCAGGATCCCCCACTCGAAATCTCCGCTCATCCCCATGGAGAGGATCGGCAGTTCCCGGCCGGAAGAGAAGCGGGCCCGGTCCAAAAGCTCCCTCAGGGAGGCAAAGGCCCTCCTCACCTGCGATTCGTCGTCCGTCAGCGGACCGATGGTCATCAATCCTTGCAGGACCAGATGCTGAGAGTTCAGGACACGATCCAGCAACTCCGGAAAACCTCCGGGATCGATCCCCGTCTTACTCGCCTCCCCGGCGGTGTTGACCTCGATCAGCACCGGAAGGGAGCGGCTGAGCTCCATGGCGATACGATCCAAGGTCAAGGCGATCCCCATGGAGTCGACAGAATCCACGCTGTCGAACACCTCGACCGCTTTGCGAGCCTTGTTCTTCTGAAGATGACCAATCAGCCGCCATTCGAGCTTCGACTCGGAGTCCCATGACGTTTTCTTGGTAAGGGCCTCCTGCACCCGATTCTCTCCGATGGCATCGATAAGGGGCGCGGCACGGCGCATCTCCTCCACGGTCCGAGTCTTGGTCACTCCCACGAGCCGGATCTCGGAGGCTCTTCTGCCGGCCCGTTCGGCGCAGCACGCTATCCGCTCTCTCACTAGCGAAACGTTGTCTTCAATGGTCATGCTCTCGTCACTCCTACCAGAGCCTGATGACGCCGGACAGGGTTTTGTCGGCGTGCAGGATCAATTTATTCCCGGGCATCACGCCTTTGGTGATGAAAAAATGCTTCTCGTCGGCAGGAAAACCCTCGACGTCCTGGGACAGGACTCGACTTCCCTGTACGACAAAGACCAAGTTTCTGCCGTCCCGGGTCACGACCGCCGTGTCCGGAACCATGACGCCCTGAAGATCTCCGGTAATGACCCGGCAGGAAAAGGCACGGGAATACAGAACAGAGGCGGGGAAAAAAGGCAATCTCAGGCAAACCTTGATCTTCTGTCCCGAAAATTTTACGGCGACGACCTCCGCTCCCCTGTCCTTCCCGTCCGGTTCCATACGGATTTTTATCGTAGCATTCTTGCGCTGCAGACTGCGCTCGATCGAAGGACTGCAATCAAGGTAGGCGATGCAACGCAAAAATTGCGGCTGAGGCACCAATTTGCCCACCGGCGCCCCCTTCCGCAGCTGAGTCCCGTTCTCCAAAAGGACGGCCGACCTGAAAAACGGGAACGGAGCGAACTCCGGCCAGAGGCGCGAATAGACCCAATGCCCCTCCTGTCCATCCAGCGCCGGGAAAAAATAGCCCGGAGAGGAAACCTTCACGGCAACTCCGTCCAACGCCGCCACGACCTCCCCCTTCGACACCCTTCGGGGGAGCGGGGAGAGGTACGTGAGGACGCCGTCCCGAGGGGCGTAGACAAGCTGCTCGTCCCACAGCAGGATCCCGTCCAGCGGCTGCTCCTCGATATAGCCAACGGCAACGGCCTCAATGATCTCAGGATGAAGCAGCCGATAATTTTCGAGCCAGATGAGGTAAAGCTTGGCCACTCCGACGAAGATCAGCAGGAAAGCCGTATAGTAGGCCAGCCGTCCGAAGAGCCCGCTCTCTCCCCTCGTATTTCCGCCCTCCGGCTCCATGCCCTCCTCAGCTCCTCTTGTCCCGAACCAGCTCGGCGAAGGCGTCGTGACGGTGGATGCTCTCCGCACTGGCGACCGATATATCGTACCAGACGATCCGGTCATCTCGGTCGAGAGCCACGGCAAGCTCTCGCGCAAGGTCCTCGACAAAACGGGGCGTTTCGTAGGCCCGCTCGGTCACGAACTTCTCATCCTCCCGCTTCAGGAGGGTATAGAGCGGGGTCGAGGAAGCATCCTCGACCGTTCGGATCAGTTCCTCGAACCAGACGAGCCCTGAGCTGCGGACCTTCAGGCGGACGAAGGCACGCTGATTGTGCGCCCCCATCCTCGAGATCTCCTTCGAGCAGGGACAGAGCGTCTGCACGGGAACTCCGACGCCAACCTTCATGTCAAACTCGCTGCCGCAACTGATTCCCTCCAAACTGGCCTCATATCGCATAAAGCTCTCAATGCCGGATACCGGGGCCTTCTTACGGACAAAATAGGGAAAATCGAACCTTATGGAGGCCTCCGAGGCATCCAGCTTCGAGCGCAGATGCTCGGCCAGCGCCCTGAGGGTCGTCATCGATACCTTTCCTTTATACTCCTCCAGGGTCTCGATGAAGCGGCTCATGTGGGTTCCCCGATACTCGTGGGGAAGCAGCACGCTCATGGAGACCGACGCGATGGTTGATTGCGTTCCGTTCAGCGGGTCCATGACGGTGATGGGATAATTGACGTCGCGCACCCCTACGCGGTCGATCGCGATATTGCGCAGGTCCCTTTCCCTCTGTACGTCCTTCACGGTCGCCCTTCGCCCCCCATCCGGCCGGTCCGGTCCGAAGCGCTCAGGACGACGCAGCTGGTCGCAGTCTCCCAGAGCCAGACCTCGTGCAGACGACAGTTGGGCAGGGAGAGTGGAGCCTCTATTTGATCCCATATCCATTGGGCGATGTTCTCCGCCGTGGGCTGCGGGATGGTATCGTTGATGTAGGTATGATCGAGCCGTGAGACGACGCGCTCCTTGACGATAGCGGAGAGCTCGCAGAAGTCGAGGATCATCCCCTCCGTATCCGGCGTCCCCTCGAGGACGACGGCCAAACGATAGGTGTGCCCGTGCAGGGCCTCGCACTTCCCGTGATACCGGACGAGATTGTGCGCTGCGTCAAACGTGAACTCCTTACGAAGTAACATGGCCTCTCCTTAAAACGAATCCGGATCCGTTCAAAGCTCGTACTCGAAAAAGAGCGTTCCCGAAAAACAAACGACAGGAGCTGAATCTTCCTTTTCCCAAGCCTCAATCGTCTCAAATTATACATGATTCTCCCAAGTCGTAGGGCGAGGGGTCGTGAGGACCGTTCATGTCTTCCAGCGATTGTGCATCCAGAACCACAGATCCGGCCTCGGGGCGATGATCTTCTCCAGGGCCCGGTTCACCTCCAGGGTCAGCAATTCCGCCCTGCGGAGCCTGTTTCGCTCATCCGGCAGGGGCAGTGGAGGAAAGAAGCGCACCCTGTGCTTGAAGGGCGCCAGGCGGTAGATCCCGACCGGAACGATGGGGACGGAAGCCAGGCTCGAAAGCACGGCTGGCCCTGTGGTATTGGTGCATTCATGCCCCATGAAGGGCAGCCGCACCCCGCCCAGCCAGGAGATGTCCGCGAGAAGGGCGATATGCGCGCCCGCCCTCAGGAGGCGTACGAACTCCAGGGTGGAGGTACCCTTGGGCAACAGGCCTATGCCGCAGCGCTCCCGATATTCCCTGAGCAGGTCGGAGATGCCGCGGTCATGGATCTCCTGCGAGACGATATGAAAGCTGGGACCTCCATCGCGTCTGCATACCTGCGCGTACCAGGCCGCTAGGAGCTCCCAGTTTCCAAAATGCGCGCTCAGAAAAAGGGCGCCCCTGCCCTGCGACCGGCACTCTTCCACCCAATGGAACCCCTCGACCTCCTCGACCCAGTGCAAGGCCTGCCGAGGATCCCGCTGCAGGACCATGAGCTCCGTTACGGTCCAGGCCAGATGCCCGTAAAGCTGCCGCCGGACGCGGACCCGCCACGCACGATCCCTGTCAGGGTATACGAGGCTCAGGTTGGAGTCTATTCGTCCCTTACGGGGAGCGATGACATCGAGCGCGGCACTGAAGAAGGCGGCCGTCGCCCGCGCCCTCCAGCCGGGGGCGGCCAAAGCCTGAAAACGCCTCAATATCCAGGACGCAGGGGTCAAACGCTCCCCTCCAGCACCGAGCGGTACATCGCCTCGAGGGAGTCCGCGCAGTCCGAGGCGGAATAGCGGGTCTTGATCGCATGCCGGGCGGAGATGGCCAATGCCCGTCCTTTCTCGGAAAGAGCCTGGTTTATGGCATCTTTCCAGGCATCCTCCCCGTCCTCCCCGACGGAAAAATAGCCCTCGTCGCCCAACAGGGAGTGAAGATAAGGGGTATCCGGCCCCACCACGGCCAGCCCCTGCATCGTCATGGCGGCGGCATGAAGGGCCTCCGAGGGCCCGTCGCCGGATACGAAACAGCCGCTCTTGGCCGCCGACGCACCGACGCGTCCCGTCCCCAGGTCCACGACCGGACAGCTCAGCGCCGCAACGGCCTTGCGCAAAGGCGCACTCGCCGACTCCAGCTTTACGTAGACCGCACGGAATCCGTCGGGAGGAACGTCAACGGCCCCCTCCGTGTGAACGAGACGAGACTCGAAAGTCGGCTTGATGACGGTCTCCCCATCATCGGCCTGTTCCGTAAATATACGAGAGGGATGCCCTCTCCAGACTGGATTGGGACGCCAGGACGTGTGCACGGTCCGGGAGCGCACCCTCACAAGGCCCCACCAGCGGGGGGCCTCGCCCCAGAGATGCCACAGGGCGCCTGTCGAGGAGAGGATTAGCCGCATCCGTTCCAGCAGCGTCAGAGCCCTCCACGAGAGGACTCCATCGAGACAGAAATCCGTCGTGCCCCCATCCGTATAGATGGACAGGCCGACGCCGCGGGCCCTCAGTGCGGCCCCCATGTTGCCGATCATCGCCCTTTCCCAGGGATGGGCGATCTTTGATGCATACCAAATGCAGGGAACCATCCGTACCTCCGTAACACTCTTTTTTGGGGGAAGTCCTCAGGGAGATGGGAATCTACGAGAAGGCGACCAGATGGAACCGTTTGCGCCCGATCCGGACGAAAAGGTAACGGTCCCTTCCAAGCTCCTCCCGGGACACAGCCACTCCCTCGTCGGAGACCCGCGTCCCATTCAGGGATACGCCGCCCTGCCGGATCGCCCTTTTCGCCTCTCCACGGCTTTCGAAGGCTCCGCAGGCCGTGAGCACGTCCAGCAAAGCCGCGGGCAGGTCCATTTTCACGTCGGTAAAGGGGACCTCCTCCCGAAGGGCCGCATAGGTCTCCTCGGTGAGGTCCGAGAGGTCGGCCTCCGCATCGAAGAGTACGGAGCTGGCCTTGACGACGCTGAGGGCCGCGCCCTCCCCATGGACGAGCCGCGTCGCCTCCAGGGCCAGACGGCGCTGGGCCGCCCGTCCCTCCGGTCGGGCCGTATGACTCTCCATGAGGTCCCGAATCTCGTCCAACGGCAGGAAGGTGAAGAGCTTGAGGAGGCGCTCCACGTCCCTGTCGTCCGTGTTGAACCAGAACTGATAGAACCGGTATGGGCTGGTACGCCGGGGATCGAGCCACACCGCCCCCGCCTCGGTCTTGCCGAATTTCGTCCCGGACGCGGTAAGCAGGAGCGGTTGGGTCAGGCCGAAGACCTCGCCCCCCGTGGACTTCCGGACATAGTCCGACCCCGCCAGCAGATTCCCCTGCTGGTCGTTGCCGCCCATCTGGAGGCGGCAGCCATGGGCCTCGTACAGGTGCCTGAAGTCCATGGCCTGGAGCAGGACGTAGGAGAACTCCGTGTAGGAGATGCCCTTCTCGGGGTCCTCCAGG containing:
- the queD gene encoding 6-carboxytetrahydropterin synthase QueD, which gives rise to MLLRKEFTFDAAHNLVRYHGKCEALHGHTYRLAVVLEGTPDTEGMILDFCELSAIVKERVVSRLDHTYINDTIPQPTAENIAQWIWDQIEAPLSLPNCRLHEVWLWETATSCVVLSASDRTGRMGGEGRP
- a CDS encoding lysophospholipid acyltransferase family protein — translated: MTPASWILRRFQALAAPGWRARATAAFFSAALDVIAPRKGRIDSNLSLVYPDRDRAWRVRVRRQLYGHLAWTVTELMVLQRDPRQALHWVEEVEGFHWVEECRSQGRGALFLSAHFGNWELLAAWYAQVCRRDGGPSFHIVSQEIHDRGISDLLREYRERCGIGLLPKGTSTLEFVRLLRAGAHIALLADISWLGGVRLPFMGHECTNTTGPAVLSSLASVPIVPVGIYRLAPFKHRVRFFPPLPLPDERNRLRRAELLTLEVNRALEKIIAPRPDLWFWMHNRWKT
- the tyrS gene encoding tyrosine--tRNA ligase — protein: MPEKAFDVLQSRGYVEWCNAEDRLREVMDEGMITAYVGFDPTADSLHVGHLIPLMALAWLQRAGHRPIALAGGGTGLIGDPSGKSRERNLITVEEVRRNVEGVRPQLAHFLDFDCGANSALLLNNYDWLSSHSFLEVLRDVGKYFSVNSLIAREYVRSRLEDPEKGISYTEFSYVLLQAMDFRHLYEAHGCRLQMGGNDQQGNLLAGSDYVRKSTGGEVFGLTQPLLLTASGTKFGKTEAGAVWLDPRRTSPYRFYQFWFNTDDRDVERLLKLFTFLPLDEIRDLMESHTARPEGRAAQRRLALEATRLVHGEGAALSVVKASSVLFDAEADLSDLTEETYAALREEVPFTDVKMDLPAALLDVLTACGAFESRGEAKRAIRQGGVSLNGTRVSDEGVAVSREELGRDRYLFVRIGRKRFHLVAFS
- a CDS encoding YggS family pyridoxal phosphate-dependent enzyme produces the protein MTIEDNVSLVRERIACCAERAGRRASEIRLVGVTKTRTVEEMRRAAPLIDAIGENRVQEALTKKTSWDSESKLEWRLIGHLQKNKARKAVEVFDSVDSVDSMGIALTLDRIAMELSRSLPVLIEVNTAGEASKTGIDPGGFPELLDRVLNSQHLVLQGLMTIGPLTDDESQVRRAFASLRELLDRARFSSGRELPILSMGMSGDFEWGILEGSTMVRIGTALFGPR
- the sepF gene encoding cell division protein SepF, giving the protein MRKLMQLLGFYGDEDYDEPEEQEQYGEKPQPFKKMHSGRKREETRPQAPLRMVFFKGVPSEEIKLRLRDILLDGVMILLDLHELDPQSFEEIGRPFINFMGGVAFAHKGRMEFIEPAFYIVTPHEGMFEEWAEEALGNAGSFDRQGR
- the folE2 gene encoding GTP cyclohydrolase FolE2, which codes for MKDVQRERDLRNIAIDRVGVRDVNYPITVMDPLNGTQSTIASVSMSVLLPHEYRGTHMSRFIETLEEYKGKVSMTTLRALAEHLRSKLDASEASIRFDFPYFVRKKAPVSGIESFMRYEASLEGISCGSEFDMKVGVGVPVQTLCPCSKEISRMGAHNQRAFVRLKVRSSGLVWFEELIRTVEDASSTPLYTLLKREDEKFVTERAYETPRFVEDLARELAVALDRDDRIVWYDISVASAESIHRHDAFAELVRDKRS